The following coding sequences lie in one Fusarium poae strain DAOMC 252244 chromosome 1, whole genome shotgun sequence genomic window:
- a CDS encoding hypothetical protein (BUSCO:33064at5125): MAYSQHDDTFFVESDEPHHRITAQEAARMMARQRQDIIGVELSRLAGDEYLEDIMQHMRQMEDETLPDASLIDMQREIQWFMRPYLIDFLIEAHAAFGLLPETLFLTVNLLDRYCSKRVVYKQHYQLVGCAALLIAAKYGDKKDRVPQIHELNNMCCGLYDAGMFTQMEMHVLNTLDWIIGHPTVDFFSQLMVAGEGDDQEVAHMAAYLCEIALYHRDFVSTKPSVLARSSLALARAILGRTEVNDGGWDQTENVTLITLSHHLHQPSPTLARKYSTTGFSRVSQKLAEFMAEQAAIARRAASANPATPLTEPINKHTSNIYSTPSKGHSAMGFDGYLTPPITPDGNTLMGNNLAKESYVLPPRCPVTPTPPHHAAVYGQQQQQQQNQYVGYVNQHGMNQ, translated from the exons ATGGCTTACTCTCAACATGACGACACCTTCTTCGTCGAGTCCGATGAACCTCATCACAGAATCACTGCCCAAGAGGCGGCGAGGATGATGGCACGTCAAAGACAAGATATCATTGGCGTCGAACTCTCACGGTTAGCAGGTGACGAATATCTCGAGGATATCATGCAACACATGCGACAAATGGAG GATGAGACACTACCTGATGCCTCCCTCATCGATATGCAACGCGAGATCCAATGGTTTATGCGACCTTACTTGATCGACTTCCTCATTGAGGCTCACGCCGCCTTTGGCCTGCTACCTGAAACCCTCTTCCTGACTGTCAACCTCCTGGACCGATACTGCTCGAAGCGAGTTGTGTACAAACAACACTACCAATTGGTCGGATGTGCCGCTCTACTCATCGCCGCCAAGTATGGAGATAAGAAGGATCGCGTTCCTCAAATTCACGAGCTCAACAACATGTGCTGCGGCCTCTACGATGCAGGCATGTTCACTCAGATGGAGATGCACGTCCTCAACACGCTTGACTGGATCATTGGCCACCCTACCGTCGACTTCTTCTCTCAACTAATGGTGGCGGGGGAGGGTGATGATCAGGAAGTTGCGCACATGGCTGCCTACCTCTGCGAAATTGCTTTGTACCACCGCGACTTTGTCTCCACCAAGCCTTCGGTCCTGGCTCGATCTTCGCTTGCCCTTGCTCGGGCTATTCTTGGTCGCACTGAAGTCAACGATGGTGGTTGGGACCAAACAGAGAACGTTACCTTGATTACTCTATCGCATCACCTTCACCAGCCATCACCCACACTCGCCCGCAAGTACTCAACGACCGGTTTTTCTCGCGTATCCCAGAAGCTTGCTGAGTTCATGGCTGAACAAGCTGCCATTGCCCGTCGAGCTGCCAGCGCCAACCCTGCCACCCCTCTCACCGAGCCTATCAACAAGCACACCAGCAACATCTATAGCACACCTTCCAAAGGGCACAGCGCGATGGGGTTCGATGGATACCTAACTCCTCCGATCACACCGGACGGTAACACTTTGATGGGTAACAACCTGGCTAAAGAATCATATGTCTTGCCTCCCCGATGTCCAGTCACCCCTACGCCCCCTCACCATGCGGCAGTATAtggtcaacaacaacagcaacaacaaaaccaATACGTCGGATACGTTAACCAGCATGGCATGAACCAATAA
- the CYP10 gene encoding Peptidyl-prolyl cis-trans isomerase cyp10 (BUSCO:51187at5125) codes for MSVTLHTSHGDIKVEIYCESVPKTAENFLALCGSGYYDQSPFHRVIPKFMAQTGAPATPNPPENPKGGRSIWGGAFEDEIRPALRHGARGVLSMANKGPGTNGSQFFITFDKAPHLDGLNTVFGRVIGDEGLATLAKMEAVEVDRKNRPKEPVRIENVTIHANPLAG; via the exons ATGTCAGTCACACTACACACGTCGCACGGCGACATAAAAGTCGAGATATACTGCGAAAGCGTTCCCAAAACCGCAGAG AACTTCCTCGCCCTCTGCGGCTCAGGTTACTACGACCAATCTCCATTCCACCGCGTCATTCCCAAGTTCATGGCCCAGACTGGCGCCCCCGCAACACCAAACCCTCCCGAGAATCCCAAGGGCGGACGCAGTATCTGGGGAGGCGCATTCGAGGACGAGATCCGGCCTGCGCTGCGACACGGCGCGCGAGGTGTGCTTTCAATGGCCAACAAGGGACCGGGGACCAACGGATCGCAATTTTTTATCACGTTTGACAAGGCGCCGCATCTTGACGGGCTCAACACTGTATTTGGACGTGTGATTGGAGATGAGGGTCTAGCGACGCTGGCCAAGATGGAGGCTGTCGAAGTTGATCGAAAGAACAGACCGAAAGAGCCAGTCCGTATCGAAAATGTCACGATCCATGCCAATCCACTTGCCGGTTGA
- a CDS encoding hypothetical protein (TransMembrane:1 (o699-720i)): MTDRRSRRDRDRDSLRVPRARPHRSSRNSSVRSSARSSANYEEPRHRHPSTGPTSYPAAAPTSYPTNSPYSYPSAANSSRSLRAASSRFSLNEQFAATRQDFNLWDDDASSIYDQGINEDDEEDDDEDEEDEDKAEDKDEDEEDSDSDDSDDEDSEDDEKAALSSTEGNDDTLHEISNTLPSLQVSDSNFYDLFCLPQGAQELSQQQIRNAYYRLFVLFYPESYPAHLRPVARQQFLRVQDAFETLIDPVRRAQYDVDQFVQAEGTEAFESEYEIAFQEAVRDRIQSSISTNSDLGVRLDASESTSGRPKLQILDFALSHSVTIELPGVQKLVQPQIARIESLASKNEKKPVGSPSQPGVQVATPTVTITGSTYGISKDLSSVPTSLLYDRYQPLLPLTISRHRLMQLVENKFAPLATLQYRQEFLNRKLSPSPEKFRWIKTAVELEADVLPELTARSRLYHHFLLPNFTEPTIAEASIQSSRDTTEFQPRVAIGLYQNLRHGTGFLRADTGDWAFGAEQYSRFFSEHSTINPDFFNTEAPGATPSIELGFRTGQSDRLPAPGSSDTPGDEGGIRGLDYEINTCQHGSWAISASASPVSAAGAIRYSKDLVLPFQAPPTSLDPGMPAAARLEAELCSNRFQDQYLAVRNLWPVGRFARIGLEVGMSIHNLHLSVYWSRLGQRLSVPLLIAPRSLLGPDILFWAGALPFAGLAAVQLGLSYRRQQTARSHRRSRLDISSTEKPVTIAQHRFEADNITTLLAQPVEVRQKGQMTLKGLVILSARFGVPSEDGSLVPSDEVADVTVAVAALVSEPSYVNGPALVIPQGVRKNRLPGFWDPAPGQDKVLRVEYQFKGEAGSIEVGDHDELVLPPQA, encoded by the coding sequence aTGACTGACAGACGTAGTCGTCGTGACCGTGATCGCGACAGCCTTCGAGTACCCCGCGCTCGACCCCACCGTAGCTCGAGGAACTCGTCTGTACGCTCTTCAGCTCGCTCATCAGCCAACTACGAGGaacctcgtcatcgtcaCCCCTCGACCGGTCCAACTTCCTATCCTGCAGCAGCTCCAACTTCTTATCCTACCAATAGTCCTTATTCGTATCCATCAGCCGCCAATTCTTCTCGATCTCTAAGAGCTGCTTCATCTCGCTTCTCTCTCAATGAGCAGTTCGCTGCTACTCGACAAGACTTCAATCTCTGGGACGATGATGCGAGCTCCATTTATGACCAAGGCATCAatgaagacgacgaagaggacgacgatgaagatgaggaggacgAAGACAAGGCTGAAGACAaagatgaggacgaggaagactctgactctgacgaCTCCGATGACGAAGACTCAGAAGACGACGAAAAGGCTGCCCTAAGTTCGACAGAAGGAAATGACGATACGTTGCATGAAATCAGCAATACACTACCCAGTTTGCAGGTTTCGGATTCCAATTTTTACGACCTCTTCTGCCTCCCGCAAGGCGCACAAGAGCTTTCACAACAGCAGATCCGAAACGCATACTATCGtctctttgttcttttttACCCTGAGAGCTATCCTGCGCATCTGCGTCCAGTTGCTCGCCAACAATTCCTCCGGGTTCAAGATGCTTTTGAGACGCTTATTGATCCAGTGCGCCGAGCGCAATACGATGTAGACCAGTTCGTGCAAGCTGAAGGAACGGAAGCCTTCGAGTCTGAATACGAAATCGCGTTCCAAGAAGCTGTTCGGGACCGCATTCAAAGCAGTATCAGCACCAACTCTGATTTGGGTGTTCGACTGGACGCATCTGAGTCGACCAGTGGCAGACCAAAACTCCAGATCCTGGACTTTGCTCTCAGCCATTCCGTCACAATCGAGCTTCCAGGCGTGCAGAAGCTGGTGCAGCCTCAAATTGCACGGATAGAGAGTCTTGCTTCCAAAAACGAGAAGAAACCCGTGGGGAGTCCATCGCAGCCTGGTGTTCAAGTAGCCACACCCACGGTAACCATTACTGGATCTACTTATGGCATCTCGAAGGATCTCTCATCAGTACCAACTTCACTCTTGTACGATCGGTATCAGCCTCTTCTACCCCTGACAATTTCGAGGCATAGGCTTATGCAGCTTGTCGAGAATAAATTTGCGCCATTGGCCACTCTTCAATATAGACAAGAGTTCCTCAACCGCAAGCTCTCACCATCGCCAGAGAAGTTTAGATGGATAAAGACAGCTGTTGAGCTCGAGGCGGATGTTTTGCCTGAACTTACCGCTAGAAGCCGTCTCTACCACCACTTTCTCCTGCCCAATTTCACCGAGCCTACTATTGCTGAAGCTAGCATACAATCTTCGCGGGATACTACTGAGTTTCAACCCCGTGTTGCTATCGGCCTTTATCAGAATCTACGCCATGGAACTGGCTTCCTCCGCGCAGATACTGGCGATTGGGCCTTTGGCGCTGAACAGTACTCTCGATTCTTCTCTGAGCACTCCACGATAAACCCGGACTTCTTCAACACTGAAGCGCCTGGAGCTACTCCCAGCATAGAACTAGGTTTCCGAACGGGACAGTCAGACCGATTGCCAGCCCCGGGTTCCTCGGATACCCCTGGCGACGAGGGTGGAATTCGAGGTCTTGACTACGAGATCAACACATGCCAGCATGGATCATGGGCTATTTCCGCTTCTGCATCGCCTGTCTCGGCGGCTGGTGCTATAAGATATAGCAAGGATTTGGTCCTGCCTTTCCAGGCTCCGCCAACGTCATTAGATCCAGGCATGCCTGCAGCAGCACGTCTAGAGGCAGAACTCTGCTCAAACAGATTCCAAGATCAATACTTGGCTGTCCGTAATCTCTGGCCTGTTGGTCGTTTTGCGCGCATCGGTCTTGAAGTTGGTATGAGCATACACAACCTCCACCTCTCCGTCTACTGGTCTCGTCTTGGTCAACGTCTGAGTGTCCCTTTGCTCATCGCTCCGCGATCACTACTTGGACCCGACATCCTCTTCTGGGCTGGCGCCTTGCCATTTGCTGGCCTTGCTGCAGTGCAACTTGGCCTCAGCTACCGCCGTCAACAGACTGCGCGTTCGCACCGACGTAGTCGTTTAGACATATCCTCTACCGAAAAACCAGTCACTATCGCCCAACACCGATTTGAAGCCGACAACATCACTACACTTCTTGCACAACCTGTTGAAGTTCGCCAGAAGGGTCAGATGACCCTCAAAGGTCTCGTAATCCTCAGTGCGAGGTTTGGTGTTCCTAGTGAAGACGGCTCACTCGTTCCAAGCGATGAAGTTGCCGATGTGACCGTCGCCGTTGCGGCTTTGGTCAGTGAACCTTCTTACGTTAACGGACCTGCCCTTGTGATCCCTCAAGGAGTGCGCAAGAACCGTCTGCCAGGCTTCTGGGATCCTGCACCAGGCCAAGACAAGGTTCTCCGTGTTGAGTACCAGTTCAAGGGTGAGGCGGGCTCTATTGAGGTCGGTGACCATGATGAACTTGTTCTTCCACCGCAAGCTTGA
- a CDS encoding hypothetical protein (TransMembrane:6 (i20-39o45-62i82-105o117-137i348-371o383-400i)~BUSCO:21143at5125), which yields MGIFQKMAWSKSTRIKVMIAIDTVFFLVEIISGFLAHSLALMADAFHMLNDIISLVIGLWAVSAAQKTSTDEFTFGWVRAEILGAFFNAVFLIALCVSIVLEALTRFIEPPEINNPKLMLIVGTTGLLSNFVGFFVLGGHGHSHGPGEHDHDHDHDHGHSHDHVHDAEEGNAGYHGALADESGRAAEVLPEAVMQRANASRKSNGKSNETNRHSRGRDYHRSSRSGHSRFASLDDLSIHPASFRQSIIEATRGEANEATSESETDAENSLIMEEDEANEESPLLKGVAKNGSSLGHSKNGSHSHSHSHSRRPRRDSSVHQGHHHTLPKDAKKKDSHGHNHADMGMNAMILHVIGDMLGNIGVMVTALIIWLTDWPGKVYADPAVSLFITAIILKTCIPLTRGTARVLLQATPEHISVPEIRQDIEALPGVITCHHIHVWQLSDTKLVASMHLQVSFPIDSHSGEKYMELARRARKCLHGFGIHSATIQPEFCFDAKHAHDSDAAALNLDGAADSNKGDSCLLECIDDCQAQGCCPADSSSKASSTRRASESSHSPSSPHAHEHSHDHHSHDHSHDHSHDHNHSHQH from the exons ATGGGTATTTTTCAAAAGATGGCGTGGTCCAAAAGCACCAGGATCAAGGTCATGATCGCTATCGACACTGTCTTTTTCCTCGTCGAGATCATCTCTGGTTTCCTTGCCCACTCTCTTGCTCTTATGGCAGATGCCTTTCACATG CTCAATGACATTATCTCCCTGGTCATCGGTCTCTGGGCTGTGTCTGCCGCGCAAAAGACATCTACTGATGAGTTTACCTTTGGC TGGGTTCGCGCCGAGATTCTAGGTGCCTTCTTCAACGCTGTCTTCCTAATCGCTCTTTGCGTCTCCATCGTCCTCGAAGCCCTGACCCGATTCATCGAACCCCCGGAGATCAACAACCCCAAGCTCATGCTCATCGTCGGTACTACCGGTCTACTATCCAACTTTGTCGGCTTCTTTGTCCTCGGCGGCCACGGTCACTCTCACGGACCTGGCGAGCACGACCACGACCATGATCATGATCACGGACATTCCCACGACCACGTCCACGATGCGGAGGAGGGCAACGCCGGCTACCACGGCGCTCTTGCCGACGAAAGCGGCCGCGCCGCTGAGGTTCTGCCCGAGGCTGTCATGCAACGCGCAAACGCATCCCGAAAGTCCAACGGTAAATCGAACGAGACAAACCGACATTCCCGAGGCCGCGACTATCATCGATCCAGTAGGAGTGGACATTCTCGTTTCGCTAGTCTCGACGACTTGAGCATCCACCCCGCAAGTTTCCGACAGAGCATCATCGAAGCTACCCGAGGCGAGGCCAACGAGGCCACCAGCGAGAGCGAAACTGACGCTGAGAACTCCTTGAttatggaagaggatgaggcgAATGAGGAGTCACCTCTTCTCAAGGGTGTCGCCAAGAATGGCTCATCTCTCGGTCACAGCAAGAACGGATCGCACTCCCATTCTCACTCACATTCCCGACGACCTCGACGAGACTCGAGTGTTCACCAAGGTCATCACCACACTCTCCCCAAGgacgccaagaagaaggatagcCACGGTCACAACCACGCTGACATGGGTATGAACGCCATGATTCTGCACGTCATTGGAGATATGCTTGGTAACATTGGTGTCATGGTCACTGCTCTTATCATCTGGCTTACCGACTGGCCTGGCAAGGTCTACGCTGACCCTGCTGTCTCCCTGTTTATCACCGCCATTATTCTCAAGACATGTATTCCTCTTACTAGAGGTACTGCGCGCGTTCTTCTGCAGGCTACTCCCGAGCACATTAGCGTCCCTGAGATTCGACAGGACATTGAGGCTCTTCCCGGTGTCATCACTTGCCACCATATCCACGTATGGCAGCTTTCAGACACCAAGCTCGTCGCTAGCATGCACCTCCAGGTTTCTTTCCCCATTGACTCCCACAGCGGTGAGAAGTACATGGAGCTGGCTCGTCGTGCTCGCAAGTGCCTCCACGGTTTCGGCATCCACAGTGCTACCATACAACCCGAGTTTTGCTTCGATGCGAAGCACGCTCACGATTCCGACGCTGCTGCTCTTAACCTCGATGGCGCAGCCGATTCAAACAAGGGGGATAGTTGCCTCCTTGAGTGTATCGACGACTGCCAGGCGCAGGGCTGCTGTCCAGCCGACTCTTCATCCAAAGCTTCATCTACAAGACGAGCTAGTGAATCGTCGCACAGCCCTTCCAGTCCTCATGCGCACGAACACAGTCACGACCACCACAGTCACGACCACAGTCATGACCACAGTCATGACCATAACCACAGCCATCAGCACTAA
- a CDS encoding hypothetical protein (BUSCO:36884at5125): MATRPAQKAGTWYEDDPTVLKEQLESYLAAVPESIDGVPVPVNGARIVIAPHAGYDFSGPCAAWAYKSLDLSKTKRVFVLGPSHTYYLEGCAAATFDKYATPFGDLVVDQKTVQEVKEAGYMEDMPRHNEVSEHSLEMHMPYLYLCCEQTFGSPDKFPTIVPLLIGSNKGPEEKAYAKVLLPYFRDPENAFVISSDFCHWGRNFSYQFYSPSNSPSDLVQLRSSDAAPRNPPIHETIRVIDEAAMDAVKSGSHDAFLATLRQTKNTVCGRHPIGVTLAALELLVKKPEFKDKGRFNIIKYDRSNLVHQPKDMSVSYVSAYALA; this comes from the exons ATGGCGACAAGACCAGCTCAAAAGGCCGGTACGTGGTACGAAGATGATCCCACGGTGTTGAAGGAACAGCTTGAAAGTTACCTTGCGGCTGTCCCTGAGAGTATCGATGGAGTTCCAGTGCCAGTTAACGGTGCACGAATAGTGATTGCTCC TCATGCAGGATACGATTTCTCTGGTCCCTGCGCGGCATGGGCATACAAGAGCCTTGATCTCAGCAAGACCAAGCGTGTCTTTGTTTTGGGACCATCCCATACCTATTATCTTGAAGGGTGCGCAGCAGCAACCTTCGACAAATATGCCACTCCTTTTGGAGACCTGGTAGTTGACCAGAAGACGGTCCAAGAGGTCAAGGAAGCCGGTTACATGGAGGATATGCCTCGACACAACGAAGTGAGCGAACACTCGTTGGAGATGCATATGCCTTACCTTTACCTTTGTTGCGAGCAAACTTTTGGCTCGCCGGACAAGTTTCCCACAATTGTACCACTGTTGATTGGAAGTAATAAAGGACCCGAGGAGAAAGCATATGCTAAGGTCTTACTGCCATACTTCAGAGACCCTGAGAATGCCTTCGTCATTAGCTCGGACTTCTGTCATTGGGGCAGAAACTTCAGCTACCAGTTTTATTCGCCTTCCAACAGTCCATCGGATCTGGTTCAATTGCGCTCTTCCGATGCGGCGCCCAGAAACCCCCCAATTCATGAAACAATCCGCGTGATAGATGAGGCGGCCATGGACGCTGTCAAGAGCGGTAGTCATGACGCTTTCCTAGCCACCCTCCGACAAACAAAGAATACAGTCTGTGGGAGACATCCCATTGGAGTTACCTTGGCTGCTTTGGAGCTTCTGGTGAAGAAACCTGAGTTCAAGGATAAGGGACgtttcaacatcatcaagtaTGACCGCAGTAATCTTGTACATCAACCAAAGGATATGAGTGTCAGCTATGTATCGGCATATGCACTGGCATAA
- a CDS encoding hypothetical protein (TransMembrane:1 (i293-316o)), whose translation MISLAFLYGRQNPYDAPDQGYGGNGYGNGGGYNSPQAQGYGGSVEMEPLAHNGSSFAQSDPNAILNECRDIDRGIDTVEQNLEQLRMIQQRTLDDADSSGSSAANRQLDSLSADTMSLYRELTERVRTIKSNPEANSAKNNPHVTRIDRRLKAAITQYQQVESQFRKRTQDQMARQYRIVRPDASEQEIQAAVEDTTGGQVFSQAMMQSDRQGRARAALSAVQDRHQALQKIEQQMVELAQLFQDMDTLVVQQEAAVTQIEQKGEEVVENLDKGNEEIGVAVNTARKTRKKKWICLGICVAIIVVIVIIVLIYIFVIKGQNNNNNNNGGNNNKRRAIEAASDAIMHTAVMPSLARRVAGGNEAASLISSVAGRIHMPQLPNN comes from the exons ATGATTTCACTAGCTTTCTT ATACGGTAGACAAAATCCCTACGATGCCCCTGACCAGGGCTACGGCGGTAACGGTTACGGCAACGGTGGTGGTTACAACAGCCCGCAAGCTCAGGGCTATGGTG GTAGCGTCGAAATGGAGCCCCTTGCTCACAACGGTAGCTCCTTCGCTCAAAGTGACCCCAATGCTATTCTCAACGAGTGTCGCGATATCGACCGCGGGATCGACACCGTCGAGCAGAACCTTGAGCAGCTTCGTATGATCCAGCAGCGAACCCTCGACGATGCCGATAGCTCAGGCTCTAGTGCTGCCAACCGTCAGCTCGACTCCCTTTCTGCTGACACCATGTCACTCTACCGCGAGCTCACCGAGCGAGTTCGCACTATCAAGTCCAACCCCGAGGCCAACTCTGCCAAGAACAACCCTCACGTCACTCGTATTGATCGCCGTCTCAAGGCCGCTATTACCCAGTACCAACAGGTCGAGTCGCAGTTCCGAAAGCGAACCCAGGACCAGATGGCCCGTCAGTACCGCATCGTCCGCCCCGATGCCTCTGAGCAGGAGATCCAGGCTGCTGTTGAGGACACAACTGGTGGACAGGTTTTTAGCCAAGCCATGATGCAGAGTGATCGCCAGGGTCGCGCCCGTGCTGCCCTGAGTGCTGTTCAAGATCGTCACCAGGCCCTTCAGAAGATTGAGCAGCAGATGGTCGAGCTGGCACAGCTGTTCCAGGACATGGACACTCTCGTTGTTCAGCAGGAGGCTGCCGTCACCCAGATTGAGCAGAAGGGTGAGGAGGTTGTCGAGAACCTCGACAAGGGTAACGAAGAGATTGGTGTAGCTGTCAACACTGCCCGCAAGACACGCAAGAAGAAGTGGATCTGCCTGGGTATCTGTG TTGCCATTATTGTCGTCATTGTCATTATCGTCCTGATCTACATCTTTGTTATCAAGGGacagaacaacaacaacaacaacaacggcggcaacaacaacaagagaAGAGCCATCGAGGCCGCTTCTGACGCTATAATGCACACAGCTGTTATGCCTTCTCTAGCTCGTCGCGTTGCTGGCGGCAACGAGGCCGCCTCTCTCATCAGCAGCGTCGCAGGAAGAATTCACATGCCCCAGCTACCGAACAACTAA
- a CDS encoding hypothetical protein (BUSCO:59870at5125): MSATDRDASPADGLSPSIKGGPDIGLSHEQSPPAVDQADPVGTEMLSFEPLFTLLTNSTTNTTVHPRIHYLFSDDDQSILSTPSQDPSHRALVVDLAPAPEGSANRWAVSWASSLTPDFAVTESSVAVQQGEGDESGGAILRVEGVEREPVEARPDSLPNSGSGAIGGEDADVLAEDFRRRMGVLKKVVDESEKRREIMGQNEQSHQVEDDGGAPDEAHDLMTT; encoded by the exons ATGTCTGCTACCGATAGAGATGCGTCTCCTGCGGATGGGCTTTCGCCGTCCATCAAGGGTGGTCCGGATATCGGACTTTCGCACGAACAATCTCCCCCTGCTGTCGACCAAGCTGATCCGGTCGGAACTGAGATGCTCTCCTTCGAACCGCTATTCACACTATTGACAAACTCAACCACGAATACCACTGTTCACCCGCGCATTCACTACCTCTTCTCAGACGACGATCAGTCCATTCTCTCAACGCCCTCTCAAGATCCATCCCATCGCGCCCTTGTCGTAGACCTCGCGCCTGCCCCTGAAGGTTCTGCTAACCGCTGGGCCGTGTCATGGGCATCTAGCCTGACGCCCGACTTTGCCGTGACAGAGTCTAGTGTTGCAGTACAGCAGGGCGAGGGTGACGAGAGCGGCGGCGCGATACTCCGCGTCGAAGGCGTCGAGCGCGAACCCGTTGAAGCGCGACCTGATTCCCTACCTAATTCTGGAAGCGGCGCCATAGGAGGCGAGGACGCTGATGTTTTGGCAGAGGACTTCCGGAGACGCATGGGGGTCTTGAAGaaggttgttgatgagagTGAGAAGAGACGCGAGATTATGGGACAGAACGAACAGAGTCATCAAGTAGAAGATGATGGAGGTGCACCTGATGAAGCA CATGACCTG ATGACGACTTGA
- a CDS encoding hypothetical protein (CAZy:GH18) has translation MSSSRKSKMASNLSDVMFTNAVYFPNYRIYQGDTPGMLNYSCINHVYYAYASVSADGGVFLSDEWADAGAPVDGVQGGLGSLMHLKQKHPHLRVVLSIGGGNSSEIFPVVASSTLLRDNFARSAKGLVEASGLDGIDIAWEYPCDAQQGYDFLALLAAVRIHLPEEHYVLTAALPAAKAVLQFLDLMEIAEYLDFINLMAYDFFGSWTPKAGHHAQLYAMDKEETSASSGVSYLMSKGFPPKKILLGIPTFGRSFLHCTGAGHKYKGIGGAEDGTFEYSQLPRKGCKEVVDKRHVAAQCMGADGGFVTYDNPDTVKIKAGFCKQKGLGGLFYWNAPADSKDKSRSLVAAGFRALHSSSS, from the exons ATGAGCTCCTCAAGAAAGTCAAAGATGGCTTCGAACTTGTCTGATGTCATGTTCACAAACGCTGTGTACTTCCCCAACTATCGGATATACCAGGGAGATACACCAGGCATGCTCAACTACAGTTGCATTAACCACGTCTATTACGCCTACGCCAGTGTTTCAGCCGATGGTGGTGTCTTT TTGAGCGATGAGTGGGCGGACGCCGGCGCGCCTGTTGACGGTGTTCAAGGAGGGTTGGGATCTCTGATGCATCTCAAGCAAAaacatcctcatcttcgagTTGTTTTGTCAATTGGTGGGGGAAACTCGTCAGAAATCTTCCCCGTTGTAGCATCAAGCACTCTTCTGCGGGATAACTTTGCTCGATCAGCCAAAGGACTTGTCGAGGCCTCTGGCCTGGATGGGATTGACA TTGCATGGGAGTACCCCTGTGATGCGCAACAAGGCTATGACTTTCTGGCTCTGCTGGCAGCCGTCCGAATTCACCTCCCCGAGGAGCATTATGTCCTCACCGCTGCACTTCCTGCAGCCAAGGCTGTCTTGCAGTTTCTAGATTTGATGGAGATTGCCGAATATCTGGATTTTATCAACTTGATGGCTTACGACTTTTTCGGCTCGTGGACCCCCAAAGCCGGACACCACGCACAACTTTACGCCATGGATAAGGAAGAGACCTCGGCTTCTTCAGGGGTTTCGTATCTCATGTCAAAGGGATTTCCACCCAAGAAGATTCTACTCGGCATCCCGACATTCGGACGAAGCTTTCTTCACTGCACTGGTGCAGGACACAAGTACAAGGGCATTGGTGGCGCCGAAGACGGCACTTTTGAGTACAGCCAGCTTCCACGTAAAGGCTGCAAGGAGGTTGTCGACAAACGCCATGTGGCAGCACAATGCATGGGAGCAGACGGTGGCTTCGTGACGTACGACAACCCAGACACCGTCAAGATCAAGGCGGGTTTTTGCAAGCAAAAGGGACTAGGG GGTCTCTTTTACTGGAATGCTCCCGCCGATTCCAAGGACAAGTCAAGAAGTTTGGTTGCGGCTGGCTTCCGTGCCCTACACTCATCTTCGTCCTAA
- the YTH1 gene encoding RNA-binding component of cleavage and polyadenylation factor codes for MPSAVESPASAILNHSATTYNFRFSPFLRQTYQVGLSPDRPVCKAFQSGHCPNGTRCPERHVSDSKTSQPTGGLNSLVCKHWLRGLCKKGEHCEFLHEYNLRKMPECNFFMRNGYCSNGDECLYLHIDPQSRLPPCPHYDMGFCPLGPNCSKKHVRKKLCVFYLAGFCPDGPDCKEGAHPKWSKDLEKPTLKSEEKKDEETRMEFPQDDMDRQRDQQRDRDRDDGGRHRGGHGGHGGRGKWRGRGRYRARGH; via the coding sequence ATGCCCTCCGCCGTCGAATCTCCAGCCTCTGCCATCCTCAATCACTCTGCGACGACCTACAACTTCCGCTTCTCACCCTTCCTCCGACAAACCTATCAGGTCGGCCTCTCCCCCGACCGGCCAGTATGCAAAGCTTTCCAGTCAGGTCATTGCCCGAACGGCACGCGATGCCCTGAACGACACGTCTCCGACTCCAAGACATCACAACCGACTGGTGGTCTCAACTCGCTAGTGTGCAAGCATTGGTTGCGTGGCCTATGTAAAAAGGGAGAGCACTGCGAGTTTCTTCACGAGTACAACCTACGAAAGATGCCTGAGTGTAATTTTTTCATGCGAAATGGATACTGCTCTAATGGCGACGAGTGTCTCTATCTTCACATTGATCCTCAAAGTCGACTGCCGCCTTGTCCCCACTACGATATGGGCTTCTGTCCTCTCGGCCCCAACTGCTCGAAGAAGCACGTGCGTAAGAAGCTCTGTGTCTTTTATCTAGCTGGTTTCTGCCCTGATGGGCCGGATTGCAAGGAGGGCGCTCATCCCAAGTGGTCAAAGGATCTGGAGAAGCCAACTCTCAAGtcggaagaaaagaaggacgAGGAGACGAGAATGGAATTTCCTCAGGATGATATGGACCGACAGCGTGACCAACAAAGAGACAGAGACCGGGATGATGGAGGAAGACATCGAGGAGGTCACGGTGGTCACGGTGGCAGAGGGAAATGGCGAGGAAGGGGTAGATATCGTGCAAGGGGTCACTAA